In the genome of Noviherbaspirillum saxi, the window GCGACTTTGCATAATGCTGGTTGAAAAATGCCAGCAAGCCATCGATCTCGAGTGGGTTGAGCACGCCGGCATCGGCGGCTGCCTGCAGGTCTTCGCGTCTGATTTTCATGGATTGCTCCCGGGTTATGATGCGCAGGTAATGTAATACCAATCCCCGGCTCGCGCATTCTTTGCTACGCGCTGCCGCACCAATGAGGAACCGATGCTTGCCGCAAAGACCCTGTTTCTTTTTATCCTGACCGCGCTCGCGGAAATCCTTGGCTGCTATCTGCCCTATCTGTGGCTCAAGCAAGGTGCGACACCATGGCTGTTGTTGCCGGCCGCATTGAGCCTTGCGCTATTTGCCTGGCTGCTGACGCTGCATCCAAACGCCGCCGGACGCGTGTATGCGGCTTATGGCGGCGTCTACATCAGCGTCGCACTCGCCTGGTTATGGGCAGTCGACGGCATACGCCCGACCGGGTGGGATATCGCGGGTGTATCGGTGTCGCTGGCAGGCATGGCGATCATCATGTTTGCGCCGCGTGGCGCGTAGGCGGTCGCGATGCAGAAAGATCAGTGGCTGGAACGATGGATACCCTTGCTTGCGGCGTCGGCGCAGCCGCCGCTGCTGCTGGAGCTTGGTTGCGGCTCCGGTGGTGATACCGCCTTTTTGATAAAGCAAGGCTTTGCCAACGTAATCTGTACCGAGCTTTCCACCCAGGCATTGGCGCAATGTGTGCAAGCCGCACCGGCAGCGCTACACGTTCGCCATGATTTGCGGAAATCTTTGCCCTTTGCCGGACAGCGCTTCGACGCAGTCATTGCCTCGTTGTGCCTACACTACTTTGCATGGGCCCACACCGAGCACATCCTGCATGAAATTGCGCGTTGCATGAAGCCGGGCGCCTTGCTGCTATGCCGACTGAATTCCACTGCCGATGTCCACTACGGCGCGAGCGGTCACCCTGCACTTGCGCCGAATTATTATCTGGTCGATGGCATGCCGAAGCGCTTCTTCGACCGGGAAGCGATCGATCATCTGTTTTGTTCCGGCTGGGAGCGTATTTCCATTCAAGAGATGATCATCGACCGCTATGAGAAACCCAAGGCGGTCTGGGAAGTGATTGCGCGCGTTGCCCGCTCAGCAACAGCGGGCAACGCCGACGGCTGACAGCGCCGCTATCCTTTTACGTCAGCCATTGATGCACCGTAATTGATGTGAAAAACGTTGCCATCGATGACAAGCGCGGGTACCGATTTGACGCCGAGACGTTCGGCTTCGGCAATCCGGTCGCGTTGAGTACCGAAATGCACGACTTCGACGCTGTACCGGTTTCGGTCCAGCGCATCGACAAACTGTTGTTCCGCTTCGATGCAAACCGAGCAGCCGGCGTGGTAGAAAATCGCTTTGCTGGTCATAATGCCATTACTCCTTTTCATTAGTGCAGGTTGAGGGGTCGGGGTACTGGAGTGGTCGCCAAACTTTTCCAATACCCCGTTTATTCGGCTTTGCCGGGCAGAGAAAAAAGATCGCCCGACGCCACATCGAATACATTGACGACACAGAGCAGCGGCGCATGCGCGCTATCATTGCGCGCGCAGTCAGCGGGTTGCCCGAGAACTTGGGTGCGTAACCGGAACTGTTGATCAGCAGAGGGACGCCGGGCCAGGTTTTCGGCAATTTTCATCGTGTGCCCTCGGGAATATCCTTGACTTTCAATGCTCGCCACCGCATTCAAGGGTCTGCCTATTTTCCAATTCATATTAGGACTCCTAAACATATAAGCCAAATAAAACTCAGCTTGCAGCAAAGGTGGCCCAATTCCTGAACTGAACAGTTTTCTCGGCTTCTTCATGCTCCGGGCAATCCAGGCGGAGATGTTGATTACCGAAGGGTGCTTTCACGAAGTGACAATAGTGCGGCGTAAGAGCAGTGTCGCCCTCGTTCGGACCGAAGTACTTGCAAGTCGCGCACATCCGGTTGACAGGAATTTCGCCCCGTTCCTGCAACTCGCGAATCATCTTGACGATCAACTTCAGCAGCACGGCCTGTTCTTCGCTCGCCAGTGTTTGCGCGGCTGTGCCAAGAAAACTGCTCCAGTCCGCCACAGTGACGGCGAGCCGCGCGCCGGACTTGGTCAGCTTCAACGCGATGGCGCGTCCATCGTCGGCCGCGCGCGTCTTTTCGACCAAACCTTTGGTCACCAGCGCGCTGACCGCATCGCTAGCGGTAGCCGCGGTGATCGCGAGCTGCTCGGCAACGGACGACAGACGCAACAAGGCCGTGCGCGAAGCCAGCAGGTTCAGGATATCGGCCTGTGTCGGCGTAAGCCCGTTCGCTGCGGCTTGCGACCATGCCCTGGATCGCATGGCCGTGTTGATCCGTGCAAAGCCGTTGGCAATGCGCGATTCGATTGGCGTACTGATGCGGTCAAATATTGGCATGTCCGAATTATAAGCAAATTTACTTCGTTGTCCTAATTATTTAGATTGTATGTTTATTGCATGGGGGAAGAGCAGGAATTCATCTTCAGCCTGAACATCTTTCCTTTTAAACCATTGCGCTCCCGCCCCGCTCTATCCCGCTACGGTAAAATGCCCATCAATCCATTCATTTCAACGCATTTCGCGAAGCACATGAGCAACGATCCCAAGAACACCAGCAAACCCGCCGCCGCGACCGAGCATGCGCCAGCATCCAATTTCCTGCGCGGCATCATTGAAGCTGATAATGCTTCTGGCAAGTATGCCAACCGCAGCGATGCCCTGGGCCGTCCTTTGCCCGCCGTAGTC includes:
- a CDS encoding YnfA family protein, whose product is MLAAKTLFLFILTALAEILGCYLPYLWLKQGATPWLLLPAALSLALFAWLLTLHPNAAGRVYAAYGGVYISVALAWLWAVDGIRPTGWDIAGVSVSLAGMAIIMFAPRGA
- a CDS encoding class I SAM-dependent methyltransferase produces the protein MQKDQWLERWIPLLAASAQPPLLLELGCGSGGDTAFLIKQGFANVICTELSTQALAQCVQAAPAALHVRHDLRKSLPFAGQRFDAVIASLCLHYFAWAHTEHILHEIARCMKPGALLLCRLNSTADVHYGASGHPALAPNYYLVDGMPKRFFDREAIDHLFCSGWERISIQEMIIDRYEKPKAVWEVIARVARSATAGNADG
- a CDS encoding thioredoxin family protein translates to MTSKAIFYHAGCSVCIEAEQQFVDALDRNRYSVEVVHFGTQRDRIAEAERLGVKSVPALVIDGNVFHINYGASMADVKG
- a CDS encoding MarR family winged helix-turn-helix transcriptional regulator — encoded protein: MPIFDRISTPIESRIANGFARINTAMRSRAWSQAAANGLTPTQADILNLLASRTALLRLSSVAEQLAITAATASDAVSALVTKGLVEKTRAADDGRAIALKLTKSGARLAVTVADWSSFLGTAAQTLASEEQAVLLKLIVKMIRELQERGEIPVNRMCATCKYFGPNEGDTALTPHYCHFVKAPFGNQHLRLDCPEHEEAEKTVQFRNWATFAAS